A single Phoenix dactylifera cultivar Barhee BC4 chromosome 1, palm_55x_up_171113_PBpolish2nd_filt_p, whole genome shotgun sequence DNA region contains:
- the LOC103724303 gene encoding LOW QUALITY PROTEIN: bifunctional 3-dehydroquinate dehydratase/shikimate dehydrogenase, chloroplastic-like (The sequence of the model RefSeq protein was modified relative to this genomic sequence to represent the inferred CDS: inserted 1 base in 1 codon) yields MEGSMLLCVPLVAKTVEKMAVDMAAAKAAGADLVEIRLDHLSAYRPREDLXILAQGRPLPALVTYRPKWEGGEYEGDDNRRFEALRFAMDLGAEYVDIELKVAEEFVRLISGKKPEDFKLIVSSHNYQSTPSSEELGSLVARIQAVGADIVKIATTAVDIVDVTRMFQVIVLCQEKQVSMIGFVMGERGVVSRLLCPKFGGYLTFGTLDAGKESAPGQPTISDLRNVYNIRKIRADTKVYGIVGKPVGHSTSPILHNAAFNSVGFNAVYVPLLVDDLANFLGAYCSPDFARFSCGIPHKEAAVTCCDEIDPIAKSIGAVNTIIRRPADGKLIGYNTDYIAAISAIEDGIRGTWAKDAAVSPLAGKLFVVIGAGGAGKALAYGAKEKGARVVIANRTYERARELANLIGGLALTLAELKSFHPEGGMILANTTSIGMHPNVNDTPLSKQALRFYAVVFDAVYTPKVTRLLREAKESGAAVVSGVEMFIRQAMRQFELFTELAAPESLMRNIVSSF; encoded by the exons ATGGAGGGGTCGATGCTGCTGTGCGTGCCGCTGGTGGCGAAGACGGTGGAGAAGATGGCGGTGGATATGGCGGCGGCGAAGGCCGCCGGCGCCGACCTCGTCGAGATCCGCCTCGACCACCTCTCCGCCTACCGTCCCCGCGAGGACC GAATTCTTGCTCAAGGCCGCCCGCTGCCTGCTCTCGTCACCTACCG GCCAAAGTGGGAAGGAGGTGAATATGAAGGTGATGATAACCGGCGGTTTGAGGCACTTCGCTTTGCAATGGATTTAGGAGCTGAATATGTTGATATTGAACTTAAG GTGGCTGAGGAATTTGTGAGACTCATATCTGGAAAAAAACCAGAGGACTTTAAACTCATTGTTTCTTCTCATAACTATCAGAGCACTCCATCCAGTGAGGAGCTTGGTAGCCTTGTGGCAAGAATACAAGCCGTTGGAGCTGACATTGTGAAGATTGCAACAACTGCTGTGGACATTGTTGATGTGACACGAATGTTTCAAGTGATCGTCCTTTGTCAA GAAAAGCAGGTCTCAATGATAGGATTTGTTATGGGTGAGCGGGGTGTGGTCTCTCGGTTGCTTTGCCCCAAGTTTGGTGGATATCTTACTTTTGGCACACTTGATGCGGGAAAAGAATCGGCTCCTGGGCAGCCAACTATATCAGACTTGAGGAATGTCTACAATATCAGAAAGATCAGAGCAGACACAAAAGTTTATGGGATTGTTGGAAAGCCGGTAGGCCACAGTACAAGTCCTATTCTACATAATGCAGCATTTAACTCTGTTGGTTTCAATGCCGTTTATGTACCGCTTTTGGTGGATGACCTTGCCAATTTTCTCGGTGCCTACTGTTCTCCAGACTTTGCCAGGTTCAG TTGTGGAATTCCCCACAAGGAGGCTGCAGTTACATGTTGTGATGAGATCGATCCCATTGCTAAG TCTATTGGAGCTGTGAATACAATCATTAGGAGGCCAGCTGATGGAAAATTAATCGGTTACAACACTGATTATATTGCTGCAATTTCTGCTATTGAAGATGGGATAAGAG GTACATGGGCAAAGGATGCAGCTGTTTCCCCCCTTGCTGGAAAACTTTTTGTTGTCATAGGTGCTGGTGGCGCTGGCAAAGCTCTTGCTTatggtgctaaggagaagggagCAAGAGTTGTGATTGCAAACCGTACTTATG AACGAGCTAGAGAGCTTGCCAATTTAATAGGTGGACTTGCTCTTACACTTGCTGAATTGAAAAGTTTCCATCCTGAGGGGGGGATGATTCTCGCAAACACAACATCTATAGGAATGCATCCAAATGTTAATGATACCCCTCTGTCTAAG CAAGCTCTGAGGTTTTATGCTGTGGTGTTTGATGCGGTCTACACGCCAAAAGTGACCAGACTTTTGCGAGAAGCCAAAGAATCTGGAGCCGCTGTTGTTAGTGGAGTGGAGATGTTCATAAGGCAAGCAATGAGACAATTTGAGTTATTCACAGAATTGGCTG CCCCTGAAAGCCTGATGCGCAATATTGTTTCAAGTTTCTGA